A DNA window from Maribellus comscasis contains the following coding sequences:
- a CDS encoding STAS domain-containing protein — translation MNLDIHDKKIPIIKIRDFLIVSIQVDMHDKLAVQLQSQILHEIERTGAKGVLIDISVLEMVDSFIGRMLSGMASMAAIMDAAVVIVGMQPAVAITLVELGLEMPGVDTALDMEKGMEMLEKKLREKES, via the coding sequence ATGAATTTAGATATCCACGATAAAAAAATTCCTATAATCAAAATTCGTGATTTTTTGATTGTATCTATTCAGGTTGACATGCACGACAAATTAGCTGTTCAACTACAATCACAAATTCTTCACGAAATTGAAAGAACCGGGGCCAAAGGTGTTTTGATTGATATTTCAGTTCTCGAAATGGTCGATTCCTTTATTGGACGCATGCTTTCAGGGATGGCTTCGATGGCAGCCATTATGGATGCAGCAGTTGTAATAGTAGGGATGCAGCCTGCTGTAGCCATTACCCTTGTGGAATTAGGATTGGAGATGCCCGGTGTAGATACCGCTCTTGACATGGAAAAAGGAATGGAGATGCTTGAAAAAAAACTCAGGGAGAAAGAAAGCTAA
- a CDS encoding ATP-binding protein produces MMMQPFLSSVTIFEVGRLNILTESDVVIARNIGSQLAKELCFDKTTCIRIGTTVSELSRNIIEHANQGEVKLMIGTKENDSSGLILIFKDEGNGIEELDKIKSGNFVSKHGMGVGLTGSQRLMDDFHVESVPGKGTTITVAKWLPQYSKKMSAKRISSIQQAFKEFIARGEDSMVDTINAQNQELQFLLKKLQERNEEIETINKELEETNKGVVALNRELEDRAIAIEKAKQEAEMANKAKSEFLANMSHEIRTPMNAILGFTEILENKIKEKNFLKYLSSISSSGKALLNIINDILDLSKIEAGKMNLQYEPVNLFSVINEVGQIFDHKTKQKKIDLFIEIDPSIPKVIFLDDIRLRQILLNLVGNAVKFTDKGFVKLSVEKAVCKTDKQTIDLLFQVEDSGLGIPENQITKIFEAFEQQKNQNLNKYGGTGLGLTITSRLIHMMGGDIKVESQEEKGSKFKVYLYDLEVSSMVEPEQKNKETNISSLIFEPATILVVDDIAHNRELIVSFLEKYELEIYSAENGREAIDIATKYKPNLILMDLKMPIMDGFEATSVLKSDDNLKSVPIIALTASAMKEEQDRILKSGFDHFLPKPISQKELVRELSNYLKYNTSASNETANSFFGIQKQKLSEENIQQIPKLIPVLEGKLKNKWNSIRSTFILNEINSFAEEIKAVAETFKISQLVEWSDKIIEQIQNLDMENLPSTINQYENFISDLKKLTDKKGVQNE; encoded by the coding sequence ATGATGATGCAACCGTTCTTATCCTCCGTTACAATATTTGAAGTCGGGAGGCTAAATATATTAACCGAATCGGATGTGGTTATTGCCAGAAACATAGGCTCACAACTGGCAAAAGAACTCTGCTTTGACAAAACTACATGTATAAGAATTGGAACAACAGTATCGGAATTAAGCAGAAATATTATTGAACATGCCAATCAGGGCGAGGTAAAGTTAATGATTGGTACCAAAGAAAATGATAGTTCCGGCTTGATCCTTATTTTCAAAGATGAAGGAAACGGAATAGAAGAGCTTGATAAAATAAAATCCGGGAATTTTGTGTCCAAGCACGGAATGGGCGTCGGGTTAACGGGGTCTCAACGATTAATGGATGATTTTCACGTTGAATCAGTACCCGGAAAGGGGACCACCATCACTGTTGCGAAATGGTTGCCGCAGTATTCAAAAAAAATGTCTGCCAAACGAATTTCCTCCATACAGCAAGCGTTTAAAGAATTTATTGCCCGGGGTGAGGATAGCATGGTTGACACAATCAACGCCCAAAACCAGGAATTACAATTTCTGTTAAAAAAACTACAGGAGCGAAACGAAGAAATTGAAACAATAAACAAAGAACTGGAAGAAACCAACAAAGGAGTAGTTGCTTTAAACCGCGAACTGGAAGACCGTGCAATTGCCATTGAGAAAGCCAAACAAGAGGCGGAAATGGCCAACAAAGCCAAAAGTGAATTCCTGGCAAATATGAGCCATGAAATCAGAACACCAATGAATGCAATTCTCGGATTTACTGAGATTCTCGAAAATAAAATAAAAGAGAAAAACTTCCTAAAATATCTGTCATCCATTTCTTCAAGCGGAAAAGCTTTACTGAATATCATCAATGACATTCTTGATCTTTCAAAAATTGAGGCCGGCAAAATGAATTTGCAATACGAACCGGTTAATCTTTTTTCAGTGATTAATGAAGTAGGCCAAATTTTTGATCATAAAACAAAACAAAAAAAAATAGACCTTTTTATCGAAATCGATCCGTCTATTCCAAAAGTTATTTTTCTTGACGATATCAGACTCCGACAGATTCTGTTAAATCTGGTTGGAAATGCCGTTAAATTCACAGATAAAGGTTTTGTAAAACTTTCTGTTGAAAAAGCTGTCTGTAAAACAGATAAACAAACCATTGATTTGCTGTTTCAGGTTGAAGACTCGGGGCTGGGAATTCCGGAAAATCAGATAACAAAAATCTTTGAAGCCTTTGAACAGCAAAAAAATCAAAATCTGAACAAATATGGCGGAACCGGGCTGGGTCTAACGATAACATCCCGTCTGATACATATGATGGGAGGAGACATCAAGGTGGAGAGTCAGGAGGAAAAAGGTAGTAAATTCAAAGTTTATCTTTATGATCTTGAGGTAAGTTCAATGGTAGAACCGGAACAAAAAAATAAAGAAACTAACATTTCAAGCCTTATTTTTGAACCTGCAACGATTCTTGTTGTTGATGATATTGCGCATAACAGAGAACTTATTGTAAGTTTCCTCGAAAAATATGAGTTAGAAATTTACAGTGCTGAAAATGGAAGAGAAGCAATTGATATTGCGACAAAATACAAACCCAATTTGATTTTGATGGATCTTAAGATGCCAATAATGGACGGTTTTGAGGCAACTTCAGTTCTGAAATCCGACGACAATTTAAAATCGGTTCCGATTATAGCACTCACAGCTTCGGCGATGAAAGAAGAACAGGACAGAATTTTGAAGTCGGGATTCGACCATTTTCTGCCAAAACCAATATCGCAAAAAGAACTCGTTCGGGAACTTTCAAATTATTTGAAATACAACACTTCCGCCTCAAATGAAACAGCAAATTCTTTCTTTGGTATTCAAAAACAAAAACTGAGTGAAGAAAACATTCAACAAATACCCAAACTCATTCCTGTTCTGGAGGGTAAATTAAAAAACAAATGGAACTCAATTCGCTCAACCTTTATTCTAAATGAAATAAATTCTTTTGCAGAAGAAATTAAAGCGGTTGCAGAAACATTTAAAATTAGCCAGCTTGTGGAATGGAGTGATAAAATTATTGAGCAAATTCAAAATTTAGATATGGAAAACCTACCCTCCACAATAAACCAATATGAAAATTTCATATCTGACCTAAAAAAACTAACCGATAAGAAAGGGGTACAAAATGAATAA
- a CDS encoding anti-sigma regulatory factor yields the protein MQEIISDNNWNKLGIYPIVDEHDIVKVRSIVRQHAKDFRMGIVEQTRITTAISELLRNMYNYANGGDVVIESGQVEEHNALIITCIDKGPGIEDVELAMSDGYTSGMGMGYGLPGAKRLVDKFEIYSKPQKGTTVRIMKWK from the coding sequence ATGCAGGAAATCATTTCAGACAATAACTGGAATAAACTGGGGATTTACCCGATTGTTGACGAACACGACATTGTAAAGGTGCGTTCAATAGTTCGCCAACACGCCAAAGACTTCAGGATGGGCATAGTTGAACAAACCCGAATAACAACAGCAATTTCGGAATTGTTAAGAAATATGTACAATTATGCCAACGGCGGCGATGTTGTTATAGAAAGTGGCCAAGTTGAAGAACATAATGCGCTAATTATTACCTGCATAGACAAAGGCCCGGGAATTGAAGATGTTGAACTGGCCATGAGCGATGGCTACACTTCCGGGATGGGGATGGGATACGGCCTGCCCGGAGCAAAACGGTTGGTGGATAAATTTGAAATCTATTCCAAACCGCAAAAAGGAACAACCGTGAGAATAATGAAATGGAAATAA
- a CDS encoding STAS domain-containing protein — protein sequence MENNLDFKNAKERIEHIEDVLSSVAAGDLDKRLQTDIEDDLTGIEEAINILIEDLTYELKQSKKMKEELEDKLNKIQEQQKTIIQQQEDLLELSSPVTKVWDNVLILPVIGTLDSQRTQIMMENLLQKIVETGCTIAILDITGVPTVDTQVANHLLKTVTAARLLGADCIISGISPAIAQTIVHLGIDLSSIKTKATLQDAMLFAMKKNNQLFEGKIHLEHKEQEEDDK from the coding sequence ATGGAAAACAACTTAGATTTTAAAAACGCTAAAGAAAGAATCGAGCATATTGAAGACGTTTTATCTTCGGTTGCAGCCGGCGATTTGGATAAAAGGCTTCAAACTGACATTGAAGATGATTTGACAGGCATTGAAGAAGCGATTAACATTTTAATCGAGGACTTAACTTATGAGCTCAAACAGAGTAAAAAAATGAAAGAAGAACTTGAAGATAAGTTAAATAAAATTCAGGAGCAGCAAAAAACCATTATTCAGCAACAGGAAGATCTTTTGGAGCTTTCAAGTCCGGTTACAAAGGTATGGGACAATGTTTTAATCCTTCCTGTTATAGGTACACTCGACAGCCAGCGCACCCAAATTATGATGGAAAACCTCTTGCAAAAGATTGTTGAAACAGGCTGTACAATTGCCATACTTGATATCACCGGAGTCCCGACTGTCGATACCCAGGTTGCAAACCATTTGTTAAAGACGGTAACAGCGGCTCGCTTGCTTGGTGCAGATTGTATTATTTCAGGAATCAGCCCTGCAATTGCTCAGACTATTGTTCATCTTGGAATTGATCTTTCATCGATTAAAACAAAGGCAACATTGCAGGATGCGATGTTATTTGCCATGAAAAAGAATAATCAGCTTTTTGAAGGAAAAATACATTTGGAACATAAAGAACAGGAAGAAGACGATAAATGA
- a CDS encoding SpoIIE family protein phosphatase, translating into MEINRDHILYLQIDNESDVGVCRRKAVGLAKKIGFDDIKTGEVAIMVTELVTNVLKHGGRKGKILVCQIENEKRQKAIEIWCCDMGNGIADFNQSVTDGYTQQDSLGLGLGTIRRFSDELDINPKSVQQLYDSGLSDLKNYKHCIRSLKWVPTKHWIGTNKNITTGAASRAKPGEKLNGDSYVVNHLNQTESVVAVIDGLGHGKEANIASQMAKEQLMLRPELPLDALIQHVHNGIRGTRGAVIGLVFADTQKNRLRYTGIGNIEGFLSTSSGKKNLISFGGIVGHNMRTPRIFEFDFNPGDILCLTTDGITSRWNPSDLNWKDHPQQTAEYILRNFSRQNDDATVLILRYNI; encoded by the coding sequence ATGGAAATAAACCGTGATCATATTTTATATCTTCAAATCGACAATGAATCGGATGTTGGTGTATGCCGGCGTAAAGCTGTCGGGCTAGCTAAAAAAATAGGGTTTGATGATATAAAAACCGGAGAGGTAGCCATTATGGTTACTGAACTCGTGACAAATGTCTTGAAACACGGGGGTAGAAAAGGAAAGATCCTGGTTTGTCAGATCGAAAACGAAAAAAGACAAAAAGCAATTGAAATTTGGTGTTGCGACATGGGTAACGGAATAGCAGATTTTAATCAATCGGTTACCGATGGATACACACAACAAGATTCACTGGGTCTGGGTTTGGGAACCATTCGAAGATTCTCCGACGAACTGGATATAAATCCAAAATCGGTTCAACAGCTATACGACAGTGGATTATCTGACCTGAAAAATTATAAACATTGTATCCGTTCACTAAAATGGGTTCCAACGAAACATTGGATCGGGACAAACAAAAACATAACAACAGGTGCAGCATCCCGCGCAAAACCCGGAGAAAAACTGAACGGTGATTCTTATGTGGTAAACCACTTAAACCAGACAGAAAGCGTTGTTGCCGTGATTGATGGCTTAGGACACGGTAAAGAAGCGAACATCGCTTCACAAATGGCGAAGGAACAGCTAATGCTTCGCCCGGAACTTCCTCTCGACGCTCTTATTCAGCATGTCCACAATGGCATACGGGGAACAAGAGGAGCCGTTATTGGGCTGGTATTCGCCGACACTCAAAAAAATAGACTACGATATACAGGAATCGGAAATATCGAAGGATTTTTGAGTACCTCATCGGGTAAAAAGAACCTGATTTCTTTTGGAGGAATTGTCGGACATAATATGCGAACTCCCCGGATTTTTGAATTTGACTTTAATCCGGGTGATATTCTTTGCTTAACGACCGATGGGATTACATCGCGCTGGAATCCAAGCGATTTAAACTGGAAAGATCATCCCCAACAAACAGCTGAATATATATTAAGAAATTTTTCAAGGCAAAATGATGATGCAACCGTTCTTATCCTCCGTTACAATATTTGA